AGAAAATTTCTATTTTGATTTTTCACATCAAATAGTTCAAAATGCAATAGAGGATATAACTTTAAAGCATGAAAAGCTTACACCAAATGAATATGCAGTGAAGGCTTATGAGTATGTGAGAGACACTTGGGAGTATTACCCGTATCATTTTAGTTTAAATGAGAAAGACTGGAAAGCTTCAAGTTTAATGCAAAGAACATCTGGACATTGTTTAGAGAAAGCAACCATTTTAATTGCTTTATTAAGGGCAAAAGGTATTCCGAGTCGATTAGGGTTGGCTAAGGTGAAAAACCATTTAGCGGTAGATAAAATTGTAGAAACTTTGCAAAGTGATGAGTTAGTTCCACACGGATATGTTGAGGTTTATTTAAATAAAAAGTGGGTAAAAGCAACACCAGCCT
The sequence above is a segment of the Tenacibaculum sp. 190130A14a genome. Coding sequences within it:
- a CDS encoding transglutaminase-like domain-containing protein, with amino-acid sequence MYTEENFYFDFSHQIVQNAIEDITLKHEKLTPNEYAVKAYEYVRDTWEYYPYHFSLNEKDWKASSLMQRTSGHCLEKATILIALLRAKGIPSRLGLAKVKNHLAVDKIVETLQSDELVPHGYVEVYLNKKWVKATPAFNKTLCDLLGVNVLEFNGEEDSVFHEYDRNEENKFMEYLDDYGTFNEVPLDYMFELMKMHYPIINEKRIEKGEVLDLSNL